From the genome of Solanum stenotomum isolate F172 chromosome 5, ASM1918654v1, whole genome shotgun sequence:
ttatttaATTCTGGTTTCATCTAAGTACAGATTCAATCTATGATTTTGGTATTTACAGAAGTAACAGAAATTATTGAGTAATTCTGTATAAGTTTAATCTGTTTTGAATCTTTGAGCCAAATCATGATCTTCTTCCCACTTTGGTGCTGATGTAACTAGTAGCGGAGCCTAGATTTTTACTAAAAGgggtcaaaatataaagaactgTAATTGTTGTAGAGTAGAAATTGTTTCTCGTGTTTGGTtggataaattttttgaaaaatatttttataggaAAATAAGTTCCTTAGAAATGACGAAAATGACTGACTTCATCAAAGTAGGAAAACCAAATTACTTGGGTGACATTGCAAGTTCGTTATCTCTTCTCCCCACTCTCCACCACACATAAGTAAATAATCTTGAGATTAGAAAAAAGGATTTCCTACCTAACATtagaaaattagtaaaacttgttagagaatattattaaaaaagtgTGCTCATAagttaagcttttagatgagatggtcacacactttaatatggtatcagagcaggcaTAGGTCCTGAGATCAAATCTCACCGCCACccacatcaaaaagaatttcAGGTGCTTGGCCATGTTGAGTTGTAGTGTAGATTAGTAAGCGTGGTGGGGAGTGATAGAGGAAGTTCTTGTGTGCTACATGGAAGGATGACAGTGTAGGGAAAACTTCTACTTCTACTCCTCTCATGTTCCCCGATCCTAATCGGGGAATAGACCACAGATAATCACAGCATGGGAAATGTTTGTATCTCTTTGCAATCCAAATCTCAATCATGTTATTGAGAGAACTACCTcctaattttttatgttatccTATATTTTGTGATATCTTCATTTGCATTGGACTAGTTGAGGTGATCAACATGGTAATCCTCGATTTCCAATATATTAGTACATTATGTGATTACCATCTGAAGAAAGGCTGTGTGATTCTCTTTTCCAGATAAAGGAAACAATTTCCAATTTCCAATGTTGAACATGACTGAGATACTTGGCTGCCGTAAAACTTAATTGTTGAACTGAAGATTGTTCGAACCTTTCCAAGTCTACCAAAAGATTTATAGATTTACCTCCCCAAAGTCATCTGTGCTCTTGCTGTACAATCCTTGAGGCTCAGCTTCTCATACAGTGTCAAGTCAAGTTCTGGCTGGCATATGATTAAACTCTGATTTCATAAATAGATGTTCTCTAGCTTCGAAAGATAAATCTTTAGAAGTGAATGTTGGAGACTGAACATTATAATTATCACAGCCGTTCAACACGTTTGGTTAGTGAAGTCTACTGAAGAGCTTCCATGAATCTGGAAGATTGATGACTCAATTATGGTATTGGATTTTTCACAAGTGAATGAAGTCCTGCACAGGTAACCAACCAAAAGACTTAAACTTCTAATATTACcatccaaaaaataatagtaattcaTTAGGAGTGTTGGAGGAAAATATGTTCAATTTTCTCAGGCCAAAATGTTCTGGAAAGCATTTTCTCTGGGAAAACAAGTTCCATAAACGACATTCCAAGCTCATTCTCCTCCCCGCTCCCAAGTGATACCATGTAAATTGATGTGCTGTCTCTTGATTTCTTCCTACTTTCGTATTATTTCGCCTGGGGTTAGTAGCATATCCAGCCCCATGTCTGGATAAAGGAGGAAGACTGCAGTAGGTGACGGCTAGTGTCAAAGTAGTCAATTTATGATATCAACCTATTCAGTTTCTTCTCTGTAAAAGCTGCTGAATTTCCCAGTTAACTCGCTAAATACCAAGTATACATGGGAAATGAAGTTAAAAAGTTAGCTGAAATTGTGGTAGGACTTAACCTTATAATATTTAGCTAAATGTGGTGCTCTCGCTGGTGTTTTCTCCTTATGTGACGTGTAAAAAAAACGGGCATATTATCTGTGATCTTATTTGTGTAATCCCGATAGTCCCTGCTAAGCAGTACTATTGGAAATGGTACCATTACTTCCCCGTTTGACCCTTTCAGTTTAGAATCTCAATTTTGACCATTTGGTATTTCTGGTATCTTGCAGGTGAGCGGAATGGACCTAAATATACCTACTCTTCAAGCACTCGACTGTCTCGAGAAAGAAGTTGGACATAAAAGAATTCAGACCAAATTGCCTGACTTAAACTTGGAGCTTCCATCTTTGACGGATAAGTTGGAACCAACTTCTTCCACAACTCAAAGTTTGGATTTGAGATTGTTCCTTGGTCATAACGAGCACCCAAGTCCATTGAAAGCTAATTTTTGCCTTGCAACGCTGCTCAAAGACAAGCCTGGTAGCAGATGGGTCAAGCGCCTGAAATTGAGTGCTTCTAGGTCCTTTTCAGTTGGAACAAAGAGCTCTTATCTTTCTGGGAAGTCATCTAATGTGAAAGCAAACAAGTCCCATTGcaaaatttctagagttactaTAACAGGCTCAGTACTCACAGCTGGTAAACGTCACTGTAAAGAATTGATGGCTCGTGATAGAACTCTAGCCTTAGCAAGGAACTCGGACTCTTCTCCTTTGTACGTTATGAAGAAACAACACGAGTTGTTGACTTCACTgtcttgggttcaaaggtggcTTCATAATAGATCTGCCACTGCACAAAAGAGGCCTAAGTCAGTGGTGGTTTGTGAACCTTATGACTCAAAGTTGTCACTTGGTGATTTCCAAAAGAAGCAGGCGCCAAGCATTGCTGCCATGGCGCTCATGGGAAAGGCAATAACCGGTTGTCAATCATGTGAATTCCAAATAATAAGCCCCTGTCTAGTTTGGAACACCGTAGTTTCTGAAATACGTAGCAGCAACAGTTACTTTTCTTCAGGTTAGTCCTCCAGACATTGTTGATTACCTTGTTGATCAGTGAATGCATGATGAGGAGAAGAGTGATCTGGCTTAATAAGTGATCATGCAATCAATTGCATTTTGGAGCGTAGTGTCGATTTTGATGGTGCTAGTAAGTACATAGCTTCGTTTTAGATTTGGCTTCTTGTGTTTGCATAGATGGGATTATCTTTGTATATAACCAGTATGATGAGAATGCCAGACACCTTGTTTCTTGAACAGGCAAATCATCTGGCTGCTTTCACTAGTGCGTGCAAGGGATCTAGATGCTGCTGCAGTACGTTCTAAAGCAGTTTGGTATTTGCTATTTGGCTAGTAGGCAATGAGATCACTGTAAAATGTGCGTCGTAGTGGCTGAGATTCAGTTCATTGGACAGTTGAACCATGCGATCTTTACTTTGTTGTTGAAGACACTGTGTGACTTCCTGCTCCTCTCTTCAGCTTGTAGAAAGGTTTTCCTAGATTGAAAATTAACCAATAATGATCAAAATCTGTTTTATTCCTGGCCTATTCCGGCGTTTGGCTGGGTGGAGTTACTAGTCAGTTGGTTTCAAGTTTATCATTATAATATGTGATTTACTATGTTTAGGTTACTGTACCTTATTGTTGATGTTCTAGTTTCTTGCGTATATGCACTGCACAACTTTGCTATTAGctattatgtttttcttttgatttgctTGAGCCAGGAGTCTTTCCGAAACAACCTCGGTAAAGTCTGCGTATACTCTACGTTCCTCcaacccacccccacccccacccggTGGGATTTCACTGTGGTTGTTGTTAATGTTTTGGTGTCATCTTCATGCTGACTCTCCTCTAGTCAGACTGGTAACTGGAATATGTCTCTAGTCCTGATATAGTCAGTCTTATATGTAACGTCTATTTTACCCTCCGCCAGTAGAGAAGCAATCTTAAGCTCAGTGCCCGAGCATTTAAATTT
Proteins encoded in this window:
- the LOC125864509 gene encoding F-box protein At2g16365-like, with amino-acid sequence MDLNIPTLQALDCLEKEVGHKRIQTKLPDLNLELPSLTDKLEPTSSTTQSLDLRLFLGHNEHPSPLKANFCLATLLKDKPGSRWVKRLKLSASRSFSVGTKSSYLSGKSSNVKANKSHCKISRVTITGSVLTAGKRHCKELMARDRTLALARNSDSSPLYVMKKQHELLTSLSWVQRWLHNRSATAQKRPKSVVVCEPYDSKLSLGDFQKKQAPSIAAMALMGKAITGCQSCEFQIISPCLVWNTVVSEIRSSNSYFSSG